Proteins encoded within one genomic window of Episyrphus balteatus chromosome 1, idEpiBalt1.1, whole genome shotgun sequence:
- the LOC129905224 gene encoding uncharacterized protein LOC129905224 translates to MLLSKTRIPKKPTRRSYSMLELQRQCRLPPKRNACTHCGNRNIAQQQVSDTTNTHPQLDSHSGNFEGQKLVSGIDGPRTTIQVSQTKRDNKSLTVEATINNKQHVAIIDTGATASIVRRDLVKMTWLHNTNSYRLKTATGEAARVYGEVRLTIRRAELEFSHVFLVADICDECIIGIDFMKDHGIILDIGNQVLKYRNVEIPMVYGNENSTTIRTFIKEDMCLPPSSEVFVWTKLKGNIGSHRYLMVEPEVEQSSQNVIIGKTLVAPKNNMVPVRILNIKPYPIKLKKGEVVGQCESVPAITKINEADTQMTMNSEKLKTQILKSDNLSQHQLNVAGRLLHEYADIFSSPSGQYGRTQLVQHRIDTGDARPIRQPARRLPLAKQGEVEAVA, encoded by the coding sequence atgctcttgtcaaaaactcgcattccaaagaaaccaacgAGACGGAGCTACTCGATGCTGGaactccagcggcagtgcagattgccaccaaaaAGAAATGCTTGCacacactgtggaaacaggaatattgcccaacaacaggtaagcgatacaaccaacactcatcctcaacttgattcccattcgggaaacttcgaggggcagaagctggtttctggtatcgatggccccagaaccacaattcaagtctcacagactaaacgagacaacaaaagtctgacagtggaggcgaccataaacaacaaacaacacgtggctataattgacaccggtgccaccgcctctattgtacgaagagacttggtgaagatgacatggctacataacaccaacagctaccgtctgaagaccgccacaggagaagcagcaagggtgtacggtgaagttcgtcttacgatccgtaggGCAGAAttagagttttcgcatgtgtttttggtggcagatatatgtgacgagtgcatcattggaatcgacttcatgaaggaccatggaatcattttggatataggtaatcaagtcttgaaatacagaaatgtggagatcccaatggtctatggcaacgaaaattcaacaacaattagaactttcatcaaagaagacatgtgcctgcctccttcttcagaagtttttgtgtggacgaaactaaaggggaatattggaagccatcgatacctcatggttgagccagaagttgagcaaagttcccaaaacgTCATCATCGgtaagactcttgtggcaccaaagaacaacatggtacctgtacggatacttaacatcaaaccgtacccaataaagcttaagaaaggagaagttgttgggcaatgcgAATCTGTacccgcaataactaagatcaacgaggcggacacacagatgactatgaactcggagaaactaaagactcaaattcttaaatcagacaacttgagtcaacatcagcttaatgttgcgggaaggcttcttcacgaatatgctgatatcttctcttcacccagcgggcagtacggccgaacacaactggtgcaacatcgaatcgatacaggagatgctaggccgattcgtcaaccagcaagacgtctcccgttggccaaacaaggtgaagttgaagcagtggcgtag